One part of the Sinobacterium norvegicum genome encodes these proteins:
- a CDS encoding GNAT family N-acetyltransferase, whose product MTTADVRHQPQQQRFFIAVDSHIAVLEYTLDGDNHCDFCRTYVPFSMRGKGYAELLATAAVSWATEQGYALTASCWYVEKFLAESAGQ is encoded by the coding sequence GTGACCACTGCAGACGTTCGTCATCAACCACAACAACAGCGATTTTTTATCGCTGTCGACAGTCATATTGCAGTGCTCGAGTATACGCTCGATGGAGATAATCACTGTGATTTTTGCCGTACCTATGTGCCTTTTTCAATGCGCGGGAAGGGCTATGCCGAATTGCTTGCCACAGCAGCGGTTAGCTGGGCCACAGAGCAGGGCTACGCGTTGACGGCCAGTTGCTGGTATGTGGAGAAATTTCTCGCAGAATCTGCTGGCCAATAA
- a CDS encoding lytic murein transglycosylase, producing MHYLVTSILLLASTYSSVGVSQQSRVEQTQQSPEFSQCIQRLSDRARAEGFREPLIEQTLGQVQEIKRVIALDKKQPEFTQSFSAYLYGRVNEQRIRRGRELYQQYQPLLKQLTAEYGIPGQYLIAFWGLETNYGGYLGKMPIIDSLATLACDARRSEFFSQELMLSLQLMDEYGYDLDKMKGSWAGAMGNTQFMPSTYVKYARDGDGNGKVDLWKSIPDALTSSANFLNGLGWQEQERWGREVILPSGFNYQLAGRQQTMTVAEWGAMGMVMANGQKLPAIEHINATLLVPAGHQGPAFLLYDNFEIIMKWNRSEFYALSVGHLADRIVGGYDLTQRPSAKAVVKVSEVEGLQQRLTDLGFDTNGVDGVMGPGTRAAVSRFQAEQGLIADGFPSEAVFSRLAELDAEQ from the coding sequence ATGCACTATCTTGTCACCTCTATTCTTCTACTCGCTTCCACGTATAGCTCTGTAGGCGTGAGTCAGCAGTCTCGTGTCGAACAGACACAACAAAGCCCTGAGTTTAGCCAGTGCATTCAGCGTTTATCTGACCGAGCTCGAGCAGAGGGCTTCCGTGAGCCGCTGATTGAGCAAACCCTCGGGCAGGTGCAAGAGATCAAACGGGTGATTGCCCTCGATAAAAAACAGCCTGAATTTACCCAGAGCTTTTCGGCCTACCTTTATGGTCGAGTCAATGAGCAGAGGATTCGGCGAGGCAGAGAACTGTATCAACAATATCAACCACTACTAAAGCAGCTGACAGCTGAATACGGCATTCCGGGACAGTATCTTATTGCCTTCTGGGGACTGGAAACGAATTATGGCGGGTACCTGGGGAAAATGCCCATTATCGACTCACTGGCAACCTTGGCCTGTGATGCCCGTCGCAGCGAATTCTTCAGCCAGGAATTAATGCTGTCACTGCAGCTGATGGATGAGTATGGCTATGATCTTGATAAGATGAAAGGCTCTTGGGCCGGCGCCATGGGGAATACTCAATTTATGCCCTCGACCTATGTAAAATATGCCCGTGATGGTGATGGCAACGGTAAAGTGGATCTGTGGAAAAGCATTCCCGATGCGCTGACCTCGTCGGCCAATTTTCTCAACGGTTTAGGTTGGCAAGAACAGGAGCGCTGGGGGCGAGAGGTGATCCTACCCTCGGGCTTTAACTACCAGTTGGCTGGCCGTCAGCAGACCATGACTGTTGCTGAATGGGGGGCGATGGGCATGGTGATGGCCAACGGTCAAAAATTGCCTGCCATTGAACATATAAATGCCACACTGTTGGTTCCCGCTGGCCATCAGGGACCGGCATTCTTGTTGTACGATAACTTTGAAATCATCATGAAATGGAATCGCTCCGAATTCTACGCGCTGTCAGTGGGACATCTCGCCGACAGAATCGTCGGCGGCTATGATTTAACTCAGCGACCCTCGGCCAAGGCGGTGGTGAAGGTGAGCGAGGTGGAGGGCTTGCAACAGCGCTTAACAGACCTTGGCTTCGATACCAACGGTGTAGATGGCGTCATGGGGCCGGGCACCCGTGCTGCGGTCAGTCGCTTTCAGGCAGAGCAGGGTTTAATTGCCGATGGCTTTCCCTCTGAGGCGGTATTCAGTCGTTTGGCAGAACTCGACGCTGAGCAATAA
- a CDS encoding PhoH family protein — MTNIVELHNPNTNTAYTPQRVQSKLTAKNQSQQQYINAIYNNTLTFGTGPAGTGKSYCAGAIAADALESGKIERIIITRPAVEAGEELGFLPGDVDDKFSVYIDAFRDILNERLGAGTVEYCLRHGRIVAAPLAYMRGKTFDEKSFVILDEAQNTTPAQMKMFLSRIGEGCKVVINGDIAQSDLRGPSGLADAVNRLEGVNNIHTHAFTRDDIVRSGLVRDIIDCYELN; from the coding sequence ATGACGAACATTGTTGAACTCCACAACCCCAATACCAACACTGCCTACACCCCGCAACGCGTTCAAAGCAAACTCACTGCTAAAAACCAATCACAACAGCAATACATCAATGCCATCTACAACAACACACTGACCTTCGGCACCGGCCCTGCTGGTACCGGTAAATCCTATTGCGCCGGGGCCATAGCCGCCGACGCCCTCGAATCAGGAAAAATAGAACGCATTATCATCACCCGCCCTGCGGTGGAAGCCGGTGAAGAACTCGGTTTTTTACCCGGCGATGTCGATGATAAATTCTCAGTTTACATTGATGCTTTTAGGGATATCCTCAACGAACGACTTGGCGCTGGCACAGTTGAATATTGCCTTCGTCATGGCCGTATTGTCGCCGCCCCGCTGGCCTACATGCGAGGCAAAACCTTTGATGAAAAGAGCTTTGTCATTTTAGATGAGGCACAAAATACCACCCCAGCACAAATGAAAATGTTCCTCAGTAGAATAGGAGAAGGCTGCAAGGTCGTGATCAATGGGGATATCGCCCAGAGCGATCTCAGAGGGCCTTCGGGGCTTGCCGATGCCGTCAATCGATTAGAAGGCGTCAATAACATCCACACCCATGCGTTCACCCGCGACGACATTGTTCGTAGCGGTCTGGTTCGCGATATCATTGACTGCTACGAACTCAACTAA
- a CDS encoding acyl-CoA thioesterase, which translates to MATPALTLLLDHLTLQKLNHNCYASRGNNGSLGRLYGGEILAQSLSAADNTIERPFIAHSLHAHFLHLGSADSPLEYQIERLRDGRSFATRRVNAVQAGRMIFTATVSYHIPQPGFEHQDTVDINAYPKPESLVSEAERYRAFLPESMHNLYGWPIDFRQTQAVDLLNPAVAERQHAVWIKSQAELPDDQNLHRQLLTYCSDNPLLLTALRPHGKTNWSDGMQVASLDHAIWFHAEFRLDEWLLFTLDSPRASASRGLATGHIYNQQGCLVASVIQEGVMRKKP; encoded by the coding sequence ATGGCAACCCCCGCACTAACGCTTTTACTCGACCACCTAACACTGCAAAAACTCAATCACAATTGTTATGCCAGTCGAGGTAACAACGGTAGTCTGGGCCGGTTATATGGCGGGGAGATTCTCGCTCAGTCTCTGTCAGCGGCAGACAATACCATCGAGCGGCCTTTTATCGCCCACTCTTTACATGCCCATTTCCTCCATCTGGGCTCAGCCGACTCACCACTCGAATATCAGATCGAAAGGCTCAGAGATGGCCGGAGCTTTGCCACACGCCGGGTGAATGCAGTGCAGGCTGGACGCATGATTTTTACCGCAACAGTCTCCTACCACATTCCACAACCGGGCTTCGAGCATCAAGACACTGTCGACATCAATGCCTACCCCAAGCCCGAATCACTGGTCAGTGAAGCCGAGCGCTATCGGGCCTTTTTACCCGAATCGATGCACAACCTCTATGGCTGGCCCATCGACTTTCGACAGACCCAGGCTGTCGACTTACTCAACCCAGCCGTCGCCGAACGCCAACATGCTGTCTGGATCAAAAGCCAGGCAGAACTACCCGATGATCAAAACCTCCACCGTCAGCTACTGACCTATTGTTCAGACAATCCACTGCTATTGACCGCACTGCGTCCCCACGGGAAAACGAATTGGAGCGATGGAATGCAGGTCGCCAGCCTCGATCATGCGATCTGGTTTCACGCCGAGTTCAGGCTGGATGAATGGCTACTATTCACCCTGGACAGCCCTCGAGCAAGCGCCTCAAGAGGCTTGGCAACAGGCCATATTTACAATCAACAAGGCTGCCTGGTCGCCTCGGTAATCCAGGAGGGCGTGATGCGTAAAAAGCCCTGA
- a CDS encoding nuclear transport factor 2 family protein: MSNCLKAQAASQQSMMHVMAKDKQGWLSLFSPDAVVQDPVGVSPLDPTGLGVQGIDAISTFWDNFIASGDITLTINTSIPAGDECANLVNIVKVMGDLRIENDMIVVYAANDQGQITSLKAYWEYAKVEAQITAQLSAG, from the coding sequence ATGAGTAACTGTCTAAAAGCACAGGCGGCCAGCCAGCAATCGATGATGCATGTCATGGCCAAGGACAAGCAAGGTTGGCTAAGCCTGTTCAGCCCCGATGCGGTCGTGCAAGACCCTGTCGGTGTCTCACCGCTGGATCCAACTGGGCTTGGCGTACAAGGCATCGATGCCATCAGCACCTTCTGGGATAATTTCATCGCCTCCGGCGACATCACCCTCACTATCAATACTTCTATCCCTGCGGGAGACGAATGCGCCAACCTGGTCAACATTGTGAAAGTAATGGGAGATCTTCGTATAGAAAACGACATGATTGTCGTCTACGCTGCCAATGACCAAGGTCAGATTACGTCACTCAAGGCCTACTGGGAATATGCTAAGGTTGAGGCGCAAATTACCGCCCAATTATCGGCAGGATAG
- a CDS encoding DUF302 domain-containing protein, with translation MLKYCRVTATALCAATLLLSSLSTAVSADDVAGLTSVASQSSVQQTADKLVTILEKKGMTVFNRIDHAKGAQGAGVELPPTQLIIFGNPKIGSQLMLCSQTTAIDLPQKMLIWQDDNGKVWLGYNSPDYLKSRHHIDGCQQILAKVNKALSAFAQAASQ, from the coding sequence ATGCTTAAGTACTGCCGTGTTACCGCAACCGCCCTATGCGCCGCCACGCTATTGTTGTCATCTCTGTCTACGGCTGTATCGGCCGACGACGTGGCGGGTCTAACCTCTGTTGCCAGCCAATCGTCGGTACAACAAACCGCCGATAAGTTGGTAACGATATTAGAAAAAAAGGGCATGACTGTATTTAATCGCATCGACCACGCCAAGGGTGCGCAAGGGGCTGGTGTCGAGTTACCACCAACGCAGTTGATTATCTTCGGCAATCCCAAAATCGGTTCGCAATTAATGTTGTGTAGCCAGACAACAGCGATCGACCTGCCACAGAAAATGCTGATCTGGCAGGATGACAATGGCAAGGTATGGCTTGGCTATAACAGCCCCGACTACCTAAAAAGCCGCCACCATATTGACGGTTGCCAGCAGATATTAGCGAAGGTGAACAAGGCCCTCAGCGCCTTTGCCCAGGCCGCCTCGCAATAA
- a CDS encoding limonene-1,2-epoxide hydrolase family protein — MNNSQRVKKFVQAIMSNKMEDIVCFFAEDIRYHNIPMQPRHGKQESWEELSIIHSMATDIDWQLINIAENDQGQVMTERLDRYKVNGQWAEFEVMGIFEFEGELIKHWRDYFDIQKSSATLKLE; from the coding sequence ATGAATAACAGCCAGCGAGTAAAAAAATTTGTACAGGCGATAATGAGCAATAAGATGGAGGATATAGTGTGTTTTTTTGCCGAGGATATTCGCTACCACAACATCCCTATGCAGCCACGCCACGGCAAGCAAGAGAGCTGGGAAGAACTCTCTATCATCCACTCAATGGCGACAGACATCGATTGGCAGCTGATCAATATAGCTGAAAATGATCAGGGACAGGTGATGACTGAGCGCCTTGATCGCTACAAGGTAAACGGCCAATGGGCGGAGTTTGAGGTCATGGGTATCTTCGAATTTGAGGGCGAACTCATCAAACATTGGCGCGACTATTTCGATATCCAAAAGTCGAGCGCAACGCTGAAACTCGAATGA